The Bradysia coprophila strain Holo2 unplaced genomic scaffold, BU_Bcop_v1 contig_151, whole genome shotgun sequence genome contains a region encoding:
- the LOC119074578 gene encoding uncharacterized protein LOC119074578 isoform X1 — MKKYNLLLFLCIIPTIFSSRIVERRRRPSADQQRSILDQIAQANTWQSPNRVISASYARNPGTGHVNNANLMINILPHNEEEHQPVDLVASQTLSNSQSAAEYVTRALEMRKNLRDKAPHSSYVKYDIYEKEKKQFVRPLHEHPLRQSVTQKPNTKFDSVTSTSKIYENYRRPSTTFDSVTGISKIYDDYQTQRPNTKSDTVTRNSKIYEDYRRPDYSDDFGEGEYMYRESNHRYNGNHDAHGIGSDDNFERDVKELTASGIPKAELMKHIEKSVVQYMKRLESEGNLPKLTTHRPHTEVKTYYRLPKLNSEEKELPQLNSEERVKDITYTSTESELFKRPAESTKHYKTYKSPHKNTVTTVSTSYLDEPYSTMSVIPNVDLTMRNKRPKSIDYSALDIGQSWSHGSSLDHHTTAKPKHKPKLKFNSQTYQDINAMTYSAGKGLVLDESSYAQSANQPCTSTESGHHGTKPRHGLANVGASLTVGEKHNDNQDEAIKDLQEHYRKPLQIINGIPVLNPYKVNMETLKHMFGGDPEEIDKDTWQPYSPSDNRQKQSQKETTAASNIQSHQLPFDSYNPKYNNNPEGRGYQDQWQPPEENSHRQRGTIGSDMNDSSSSTVPKKIRTATTVTIHKHKRKKNKTKIIKISPKKKSNLQTELRPPPTQTK, encoded by the exons ATGAAGAAATACAATTTGCTgttgtttttgtgt aTCATTCCAACCATATTCTCATCCAGAATCGTCGAAAGACGTCGACGACCATCTGCTGATCAACAACGATCTATCTTAGACCAAATTGCGCAAGCAAATACATGGCAATCGCCGAACCGAGTCATATCGGCATCGTATGCACGAAATCCTGGAACTG GCCACGTAAACAATGCCAACTTAATGATTAATATATTACCTCACAATGAGGAGGAGCATCAACCGGTAGATTTAGTAGCTTCACAAACGCTCTCAAACTCTCAGTCAGCGGCCGAATACGTAACTAGAGCGCTGGAAATGCGAAAGAATTTACGTGACAAGGCACCACATTCGTCATATGTAAAGTATGATATTTATGAGAAGGAGAAGAAGCAATTTGTTCGTCCATTACATGAGCATCCATTGCGTCAATCAGTAACGCAAAAACCGAATACCAAATTCGATTCCGTCACTAGCACTTCGAAGATCTATGAAAATTATCGAAGACCGAGTACCACATTCGATTCCGTTACTGGCATATCAAAGATCTACGACGACTATCAAACGCAGAGACCAAATACCAAATCCGATACAGTTACTCGGAATTCCAAGATCTATGAAGACTATCGGAGACCGGATTATTCGGATGATTTTGGTGAAGGGGAATACATGTACAGGGAATCCAATCACAGGTACAATGGCAACCATGACGCTCATGGAATCGGAAGCGACGACAACTTTGAAAGAGATGTGAAAGAGCTAACAGCTTCTGGTATTCCGAAAGCTGAGTTGATGAAACATATCGAAAAATCGGTCGTGCAATACATGAAGCGTCTCGAATCCGAAGGTAATCTACCGAAACTGACAACACACCGACCCCACACTGAAGTGAAAACGTACTACAGACTACCAAAACTGAATAGTGAGGAAAAGGAACTACCGCAACTGAATAGTGAGGAACGGGTAAAGGATATCACGTACACATCAACCGAATCAGAGCTGTTTAAGCGACCGGCAGAATCCACTAAACATTACAAAACATATAAATCTCCGCACAAAAACACTGTGACTACAGTTTCCACGTCCTATCTAGACGAACCCTACTCAACGATGAGTGTGATACCGAACGTCGATTTAACGATGCGCAACAAAAGGCCGAAATCGATCGATTACTCTGCATTAGATATCGGTCAATCGTGGTCCCATGGCTCTAGCTTAGATCATCACACCACAGCCAAACCGAAACATAAACCTAAGCTGAAATTTAATTCACAAACTTATCAAGATATCAACGCGATGACCTATTCAGCAGGAAAGGGACTTGTGTTGGACGAGTCATCATACGCACAATCAGCTAATCAACCATGCACATCCACAGAAAGTGGACACCATGGCACAAAACCGCGACATGGACTGGCTAATGTTGGAGCGTCGTTGACGGTAGGAGAAAAACACAATGATAATCAAGATGAAGCCATAAAAGATCTACAAGAACACTATCGCAAACCCCTGCAGATTATTAACGGAATCCCTGTCTTAAATCCATACAAAGTTAATATGGAGACATTGAA GCACATGTTTGGCGGCGATCCAGAAGAAATCGACAAAGACACCTGGCAACCGTATTCACCGTCCGATAATAGACAAAAACAATCGCAGAAAGAAACGACTGCGGCTAGTAACATACAAAGCCACCAGTTGCCCTTCGACAGTTACAATCCGAAATACAACAATAATCCCGAAGGTCGAGGCTATCAAGACCAATGGCAACCACCTGAGGAGAACAGTCACCGGCAACGTGGTACTATTGGTTCGGATATGAATGATAGTTCATCGTCAACGGTACCAAAGAAAATTCGAACTGCCACCACAGTGACGATACACAAACACAAGAGAAAGAAGAACAAAACGAAGATAATTAAGATATCACCCAAAAAGAAGAGCAATTTACAAACTGAACTGCGGCCGCCCCCAACACAAACCAAATAA
- the LOC119074578 gene encoding uncharacterized protein LOC119074578 isoform X2 produces the protein MKKYNLLLFLCIIPTIFSSRIVERRRRPSADQQRSILDQIAQANTWQSPNRVISASYARNPGTGHVNNANLMINILPHNEEEHQPVDLVASQTLSNSQSAAEYVTRALEMRKNLRDKAPHSSYVKYDIYEKEKKQFVRPLHEHPLRQSVTQKPNTKFDSVTSTSKIYENYQTQRPNTKSDTVTRNSKIYEDYRRPDYSDDFGEGEYMYRESNHRYNGNHDAHGIGSDDNFERDVKELTASGIPKAELMKHIEKSVVQYMKRLESEGNLPKLTTHRPHTEVKTYYRLPKLNSEEKELPQLNSEERVKDITYTSTESELFKRPAESTKHYKTYKSPHKNTVTTVSTSYLDEPYSTMSVIPNVDLTMRNKRPKSIDYSALDIGQSWSHGSSLDHHTTAKPKHKPKLKFNSQTYQDINAMTYSAGKGLVLDESSYAQSANQPCTSTESGHHGTKPRHGLANVGASLTVGEKHNDNQDEAIKDLQEHYRKPLQIINGIPVLNPYKVNMETLKHMFGGDPEEIDKDTWQPYSPSDNRQKQSQKETTAASNIQSHQLPFDSYNPKYNNNPEGRGYQDQWQPPEENSHRQRGTIGSDMNDSSSSTVPKKIRTATTVTIHKHKRKKNKTKIIKISPKKKSNLQTELRPPPTQTK, from the exons ATGAAGAAATACAATTTGCTgttgtttttgtgt aTCATTCCAACCATATTCTCATCCAGAATCGTCGAAAGACGTCGACGACCATCTGCTGATCAACAACGATCTATCTTAGACCAAATTGCGCAAGCAAATACATGGCAATCGCCGAACCGAGTCATATCGGCATCGTATGCACGAAATCCTGGAACTG GCCACGTAAACAATGCCAACTTAATGATTAATATATTACCTCACAATGAGGAGGAGCATCAACCGGTAGATTTAGTAGCTTCACAAACGCTCTCAAACTCTCAGTCAGCGGCCGAATACGTAACTAGAGCGCTGGAAATGCGAAAGAATTTACGTGACAAGGCACCACATTCGTCATATGTAAAGTATGATATTTATGAGAAGGAGAAGAAGCAATTTGTTCGTCCATTACATGAGCATCCATTGCGTCAATCAGTAACGCAAAAACCGAATACCAAATTCGATTCCGTCACTAGCACTTCGAAGATCTATGAAA ACTATCAAACGCAGAGACCAAATACCAAATCCGATACAGTTACTCGGAATTCCAAGATCTATGAAGACTATCGGAGACCGGATTATTCGGATGATTTTGGTGAAGGGGAATACATGTACAGGGAATCCAATCACAGGTACAATGGCAACCATGACGCTCATGGAATCGGAAGCGACGACAACTTTGAAAGAGATGTGAAAGAGCTAACAGCTTCTGGTATTCCGAAAGCTGAGTTGATGAAACATATCGAAAAATCGGTCGTGCAATACATGAAGCGTCTCGAATCCGAAGGTAATCTACCGAAACTGACAACACACCGACCCCACACTGAAGTGAAAACGTACTACAGACTACCAAAACTGAATAGTGAGGAAAAGGAACTACCGCAACTGAATAGTGAGGAACGGGTAAAGGATATCACGTACACATCAACCGAATCAGAGCTGTTTAAGCGACCGGCAGAATCCACTAAACATTACAAAACATATAAATCTCCGCACAAAAACACTGTGACTACAGTTTCCACGTCCTATCTAGACGAACCCTACTCAACGATGAGTGTGATACCGAACGTCGATTTAACGATGCGCAACAAAAGGCCGAAATCGATCGATTACTCTGCATTAGATATCGGTCAATCGTGGTCCCATGGCTCTAGCTTAGATCATCACACCACAGCCAAACCGAAACATAAACCTAAGCTGAAATTTAATTCACAAACTTATCAAGATATCAACGCGATGACCTATTCAGCAGGAAAGGGACTTGTGTTGGACGAGTCATCATACGCACAATCAGCTAATCAACCATGCACATCCACAGAAAGTGGACACCATGGCACAAAACCGCGACATGGACTGGCTAATGTTGGAGCGTCGTTGACGGTAGGAGAAAAACACAATGATAATCAAGATGAAGCCATAAAAGATCTACAAGAACACTATCGCAAACCCCTGCAGATTATTAACGGAATCCCTGTCTTAAATCCATACAAAGTTAATATGGAGACATTGAA GCACATGTTTGGCGGCGATCCAGAAGAAATCGACAAAGACACCTGGCAACCGTATTCACCGTCCGATAATAGACAAAAACAATCGCAGAAAGAAACGACTGCGGCTAGTAACATACAAAGCCACCAGTTGCCCTTCGACAGTTACAATCCGAAATACAACAATAATCCCGAAGGTCGAGGCTATCAAGACCAATGGCAACCACCTGAGGAGAACAGTCACCGGCAACGTGGTACTATTGGTTCGGATATGAATGATAGTTCATCGTCAACGGTACCAAAGAAAATTCGAACTGCCACCACAGTGACGATACACAAACACAAGAGAAAGAAGAACAAAACGAAGATAATTAAGATATCACCCAAAAAGAAGAGCAATTTACAAACTGAACTGCGGCCGCCCCCAACACAAACCAAATAA
- the LOC119074693 gene encoding histidine-rich glycoprotein-like produces MWKALIFSVLFAGVALGGIIHDHYEHHEHSEHEHEPEHDTDHEHKVEHEHATSHQSFKIHHFHAVPVYVKKEDQKYLKHPVEISGVKHKLKLVHPETEKSHGYGLVLENHTEEKNHKDLGHHEHHEEYNFEPSEQHDFGGESSHDSHHQYHDINLHHHSD; encoded by the exons atgtggaaGGCACTG attttttccgTGTTATTTGCTGGCGTTGCACTTGGTGGCATTATTCACGATCATTATGAACATCATGAGCACAGTGAACATGAACATGAACCTGAACATGATACCGATCATGAGCACAAAGTTGAACACGAGCACGCCACTTCGCATCAAAGTTTCAAAATCCATCATTTCCACGCGGTTCCTGTTTATGTGAAGAAAGAAGACCAAAAATACTTGAAGCATCCGGTTGAAATTTCAGGAGTTAAACACAAATTGAAG ttGGTTCATCCCGAGACAGAAAAAAGTCACGGCTACGGGTTGGTGTTGGAAAATCACACAGAAGAAAAGAATCACAAGGATCTGGGCCATCACGAACACCATGAAGAATACAATTTCGAACCATCTGAACAACACGATTTCGGCGGCGAATCCAGTCACGACAGTCATCATCAATACCATGATATTAATTTGCATCATCATTCggattaa
- the LOC119074568 gene encoding uncharacterized protein LOC119074568, protein MSTSIPYDLSTESDLRQFSNFYASNFMVTNNGSDELSNGHGRKEQMTEMQQIVEASMPDSSKKEVYQILEKIEELKPAEKLLLYLRLPTGSPDTDPLKQPQNPLGTRLEINHTINWVRSHLEIDPNVSIPKQDVYDDYFEYCNKVDIKPLSTADFGKVMKQVFPSIRPRRLGTRGNSRYCYAALRKTTQLAPPSLPELKAHAEVVHDADDGEATVSKFVKNTIKAWASNLLSSKFERLDDLASYITTNNMNSLSAKVLQRKITRDAKLSHKKNESLASKRRRRKRRITSQSQAAETATSTTTSGNSEIVEKFAKKNAPIEPVLLGNIKTEIDIDSGEFGTKTTLNETKVYCDKNFDTDTPQYPSTLVSNIQKEPVKNVIMAAQDTSMKPPFDRSRMPLDGMVNGAAPIDSNLSLKRLLNTSTNPPTRPNFVFREPNNVETSQQQQQQQQQQPQQQVQQLPENADETSDLIIPRERVISICTLDKDALDSYLIEGENSQDQEAELMEYFQSEEANNVPTAGKKQTTPILENYQLYNNDLKVNRKISFDDNNKQIFELRSYLQQNFDSSKNLAKKKPANPLNTHLKYTTAPTTVQRNTKSKRGSKSSTKSQNYVQSNFVQNANARCQKYSFVPISPGPQSPVQSRAFNFNNNNTITSSPFVSPGVTPKPRQLQNYSYTPSHSVDQFELNGTFSKPFQLKEEISASAPTSPQSLKANAFQFFPDKNQFFGNDRFSMAYQSNAQVSASLCENRSQSVPVDRLFPQKYNHYSSTSQTPIPPDYIDFGNHDHYFGTVSNHLIDNKNIKPLRLNAPNHVNELAGDLNFQFKHHINPTSRSVPSTPQPCHQRYQYRDVEISSFKPFDMSKSVPTTPITTCPFRYSPELNRDFLINGNTVDLDSLGPLYKDTSNSGLCDDGLAISDEIEELSSFDNVADPIIGSDLLSNI, encoded by the exons GCCAGTAATTTTATGGTAACAAACAACGGCTCCGACGAACTGAGCAATGGACATGGACGCAAAGAACAAATGACCGAAATGCAACAGATTGTTGAAGCCTCAATGCC TGATTCGTCGAAGAAGGAAGTGTATCAAATACTGGAAAAAATCGAAGAACTAAAACCAGCCGAAAAACTTTTGCTGTACTTAAGACTACCGACGGGATCGCCGGACACTG ATCCTCTCAAACAACCGCAAAATCCGTTGGGCACACGTTTGGAAATCAATCATACCATCAACTGGGTCCGGTCACATTtagaaattgatccgaatgtGTCCATTCCGAAGCAGGACGTGTACGACGATTATTT CGAATACTGCAACAAGGTCGACATCAAGCCACTGTCAACCGCCGATTTCGGCAAAGTTATGAAACAGGTCTTTCCATCGATTCGTCCGCGACGTTTGGGTACCCGTGGCAATTCCCGGTATTGTTATGCAGCACTTCGCAAAACGACACAATTAGCACCACCATCGCTGCCGGAGTTGAAAGCGCACGCAGAGGTTGTACATGATGCCGACGACGGTGAAGCTACGGTTTcgaaattcgttaaaaatacCATCAAGGCATGGGCATCGAATTTGTTGAGCTCGAAATTCGAACGATTGGACGATTTGGCTAGTTACATCACAACGAACAACATGAATTCATTAAGTGCCAAGGTGTTGCAACGAAAAATTACCAGAGATGCTAAATTGTCGCACAAGAAGAAT GAATCGTTGGCGTCAAAGCGACGTCGACGAAAGCGCAGAATTACCTCACAGTCACAGGCCGCCGAGACTGCTACATCGACGACGACCAGCGGCAATTCGGAAATTGTGGAAAAGTTTGCGAAGAAAAACGCTCCAATCGAACCAGTTCTGTTGGGCAACATAAAAACCGAGATCGACATAGACAGTGGCGAATTTGGTACAAAAACCACGTTAAATGAAACCAAAGTGTATTGTGATAAGAATTTTGATACGGACACACCGCAATATCCTTCTACGCTAGTAAGTAATATCCAAAAAGAACCAGTCAAAAATGTGATCATGGCTGCGCAAGATACGTCAATGAAACCGCCATTCGATCGTTCGCGCATGCCATTGGATGGGATGGTAAATGGAGCCGCACCGATCGATTCGAATTTATCGTTGAAACGGTTGTTGAACACGAGTACAAATCCACCGACGAggccaaattttgtttttagagaACCGAACAACGTTGAAACAtcccaacaacaacagcagcagcagcagcaacaaccaCAGCAGCAAGTACAACAATTACCTGAAAATGCCGATGAAACATCTGATTTGATAATTCCACGTGAGAGAGTGATCAGCATCTGTACGTTGGACAAAGACGCACTGGATAGCTATCTGATTGAAGGTGAAAATTCGCAGGACCAAGAAGCCGAACTGATGGAATACTTTCAGTCCGAGGAGGCGAATAATGTTCCGACGGCAGGTAAGAAACAGACAACGCCAATTTTGGAGAATTATCAACTTTACAACAATGACCTCAAAGTGAATCGTAAAATTTCGTTCGACGATAACAACAAGCAGATATTTGAGCTGCGGTCATATCtgcagcaaaattttgattcgtCGAAAAATCTTGCGAAAAAGAAACCCGCTAACCCTTTGAACACTCATCTTAAGTATACAACCGCCCCGACGACTGTGCAACGTAATACTAAGTCTAAACGGGGTTCTAAGTCTTCTACCAAGTCCCAAAATTACGTTCAATCAAACTTTGTGCAGAATGCCAATGCTCGCTGTCAAAAGTACAGTTTCGTCCCAATATCACCGGGTCCACAGTCACCTGTCCAGTCGCGTGCAttcaattttaacaataaCAACACAATCACGTCAAGTCCATTTGTCAGTCCCGGTGTAACACCGAAACCGCGTCAGCTGCAAAATTACTCGTACACACCCAGCCATTCGGTCGATCAATTTGAATTGAACGGCACCTTCTCCAAACCATTTCAGCTAAAAGAAGAAATTAGTGCCTCAGCACCAACTAGTCCTCAGTCACTCAAAGCTAACGCATTTCAGTTCTTCCCGGATAAAAACCAGTTCTTCGGTAACGATCGCTTCTCCATGGCATATCAAAGTAATGCCCAGGTGTCTGCATCGTTATGTGAAAATCGGTCTCAGAGCGTTCCCGTTGACAGGCTGTTTCCGCAGAAATACAATCATTACTCGTCGACGAGCCAAACGCCCATTCCGCCAGACTACATTGACTTTGGCAATCATGACCACTATTTCGGAACCGTTTCCAATCATCTGATAgacaataaaaacataaaGCCGCTTCGGCTCAATGCCCCCAACCATGTTAACGAGCTAGCCGGCGACCTCAATTTCCAATTCAAACATCACATTAATCCAACATCACGATCAGTGCCATCCACACCACAGCCATGCCATCAAAGATATCAATATCGTGACgttgaaatttcatcattCAAGCCGTTCGATATGTCTAAATCGGTGCCAACAACACCGATCACAACGTGTCCGTTCCGGTACAGCCCCGAACTGAATCGTGACTTTTTGATCAATGGCAATACGGTGGATTTAGACTCTCTGGGACCATTGTACAAAGACACATCGAACAGCGGTCTGTGTGACGACGGTCTGGCCATTTCCGATGAAATCGAAGAATTGTCTTCATTTGATAACGTTGCCGATCCAATCATTGGATCCGATTTGCTGAGCAACATTTGA
- the LOC119074596 gene encoding putative uncharacterized protein DDB_G0282133 has protein sequence MFNEFKWFLIVVCLLVGSIDASKQSDKKSSQKKATYVKPTKTPKSILEQFKELPPDDLAFLKEVDKQFKNHGNNIKFRVVKDNSTNSKNQKRTINGDVGYGYQTNQHSQGYYFSKPKLEVYPYSQQDLPALTPQQRQALYQKYGPPNYQPPEVLSSYRNQHYLPQQLHTTVEISPSQGYEIKQTNNGYATYSQHNNDNYRPISFQSDHQTGPVIVLRIPGPQKYASHLQALLQQYLEIRAAEYIKLLQEHELQQQHIPQTHNYQQYSYEPVRSHQTYQNHYQQSYEQEPRYQVQVQPAQIIYQKHEEATDNGAHLVHYSHDIAGTEEQDDHDDQTYNYQQTYRPESRYSQQTEENEHYYHSNAYQHQSDAAEPQQHQHYVYPKIPSSTESSLQITENFPRDTHTHAYYTKSTTNPSTYVQPLHQSYEDQSQDQQYETYQPQSYQSEDYYYDTEHQSQSDKDYGSPSEHSVVAITQTTPAPYNYHAHPHPPQVVHAHRSHDDQSGSASHDDHSSSAAASMKGSKRQTATFTQEQYAKLNRLISRMKKKVANQAQKNKDE, from the exons GTATGTCTGCTGGTCGGATCAATTGATGCATCGAAACAGTCCGATAAAAAGTCGTCACAGAAAAAGGCTACGTATGTGAAACCCACCAAAACtccaaaatcgattttggaACAATTCAAAGAACTACCTCCAGATGATCTCGCCTTTTTGAAGGAAGTTGATAAACAGTTCAAAAATCACGGCAACAACATCAAATTCCGGGTGGTCAAGGACAATTCGACCAACAGCAAAAATCAGAAGAGAACGATCAACGGAGATGTTGG GTATGGCTACCAAACCAATCAGCATTCGCAAGGATATTACTTTTCGAAACCGAAACTTGAGGTGTACCCTTATTCCCAGCAAGATCTTCCTGCCCTGACACCACAGCAGCGACAAGCTCTTTATCAGAAATACGGTCCACCGAATTATCAACCACCAGAAGTGTTATCCAGTTACAGAAATCAGCACTACTTGCCACAACAACTGCATACGACCGTGGAAATTTCACCATCGCAAGGATACGAAATTAAACAAACGAACAACGGATACGCAACCTATTCACAACACAATAATGACAATTATCGACCAATATCGTTCCAGTCGGACCATCAAACTGGTCCAGTAATTGTACTTCGCATCCCGGGTCCACAGAAATACGCCTCGCACTTGCAAGCGTTGCTGCAACAATATCTTGAGATCAGGGCGGCTGAATACATAAAGCTACTACAAGAACATGAACTGCAACAACAACATATTCCACAAACTCACAACTATCAGCAATACTCCTACGAACCAGTACGAAGCCATCAAACGTATCAGAACCACTACCAGCAATCATACGAACAAGAACCTCGTTACCAAGTGCAAGTACAGCCGGCACAGATCATTTATCAGAAACATGAAGAAGCCACAGATAATGGGGCTCACCTAGTTCATTACAGTCATGATATCGCCGGCACAGAGGAGCAAGATGACCATGATGACCAAACCTACAATTATCAACAAACTTATCGACCTGAATCAAGATATTCTCAACAGACAGAAGAAAATGAACATTACTACCACTCCAATGCATATCAACATCAATCAGATGCCGCAGAACCACAGCAACATCAACATTATGTCTACCCAAAAATTCCATCCAGTACGGAATCATCTCTCCAAATTACCGAAAACTTCCCTCGCGACACCCACACTCACGCATATTACACAAAATCGACAACAAATCCATCCACCTATGTGCAGCCGCTCCACCAATCCTATGAGGACCAATCTCAAGATCAACAGTACGAAACCTATCAACCACAGAGTTATCAATCGGAAGATTACTACTATGACACTGAACACCAATCGCAATCGGACAAAGATTATGGTTCTCCATCCGAACACAGTGTCGTTGCGATAACACAGACAACTCCAGCTCCATACAATTATCATGCTCATCCTCATCCACCACAAGTTGTACATGCTCATCGATCACACGACGATCAAAGTGGTAGTGCGTCACATGATGACCATAGTAGTAGCGCGGCTGCATCGATGAAAGGAAGTAAAAGACAAACTGCCACATTTACGCAGGAACAGTACGCCAAGTTGAACAGATTGATTTCCAGGATGAAGAAGAAGGTTGCGAATCAGGCACAGAAAAATAAAGACGAATAG